A region of the Cannabis sativa cultivar Pink pepper isolate KNU-18-1 chromosome 3, ASM2916894v1, whole genome shotgun sequence genome:
ttgtaagactcagataattgattttaattaatcaattataattctgaaattagactatgtcttatttatgaattttcactaagcaagagtaaaattgtgaagaaaatagattctaggttttatttgttaattaagagactttatatgtctaattaataaatatattaaatgacaatattatttaataattaatttttagttattaaataattgaaattggcgtttaagtggttaaattggaaaattggcgtttttgagaaaatgggatggaaaaatgacaaaatgacaaaattgcaaagtggggcccaataacatcctatggtcggccacactaagcaatttatcatttatttttctattattttaatgccaaataaatctaacctaaacctaggtggttacctataaataggtagtgatggcttcaggaaaaagatgatgcatctcattccttcagagaaaattctaagccgccacttcccttctcttttcttcttcaattttcgaaccttgagtgaatgattgggttcccacacacatcaagtggtatctcaatcatagtgtgaaagattgtgaagaatccaatcaacaagaaggagaatcagcatcaaggaaggagagaaagagatccaggttcagatcttggtgatgctctgctacagaaaggaatcaagggctagagatctgaacggaaggagtcattatattctgctgcacccaatgtaatgttttcttaaactttatatgtgtttatttcattgttttagaattcatattaggatgttaatgaaacatacttgttagtaaatctagatcctggtaaaatatttccaacaactattGCATCCCGAATTCCCTTGGGCAGATTAGAAGGGTATGCAGTTGGGCATACTACACAAACTCACAGTGATCAACCGTCCAATCCAAGGCCACAAACTGTGGGACAAACGGTAGAAGGCTAGATCCTACCAGACCGTTCTTTAGGAGGTGTTATACATCCCAACAACTTCACCACTACTGAAGTTTCAGGCCAACCTATCGATCAAACAAGTTAAACACTGAGGCCACTTGGTACCTCAGATtaccattatttttaaaaattaaggaCTAATCTACATTAATGTGAacttttaagaaatttttaccgcaaattttcttttaaaaatgtaCTTTTAATGTATATACTatcatattattaaaatatgaataaaatagtatttatatattgttaaagtatttttgaaaaaatataataatatataatattaaaatatgtttttttttttgttttcaaaaaaaaaaaatataaaacaaatattaaaatatgttttcattgaataaatattgattTTATATCGGTAAAAATGTATTATTGCATTCTTTATTTGCTAACTATTATAGAATTATTGATGTAACACCTTTTTATCTATTTctttttttaggaaaaaatttataaatcggTCTAATGTGAGTGCTCTTGGAGTTTAGAAGTTTATTGCTTTGGTAATAGAATATTTAAAAgtttatttgatatttattcaaaagaaaaatatttgatATATTTGCTTTAaccttttattgtttttttggaataattacataagatattattttttttttacattttttatactttttatagaaataatacgaaaacaacaaaaaaatcatcataaaagtaacatgaaaataacatctaaataacaacaaaaaatgacatacaaataataaaaaatcaacaacaatttAACAAGAATATAACataaaaagactgtattttctgttaataaaatcaaaaaaaattgtaaaactatttaaaattccgtaaaatcatatttttataatttttttttttatatttatcaaATAATTTCCTGTTTTTTAAGTGTTTTGCAACCAGGGCGGGTTGACCCCGACCCGTAAAGATCAATGAACTAACGAACGAGTCGAATGACTTCGTTTGCCGttgtcttttttcttttatattttttttctgttgTTTCTGTGACGTTTGCTCTTGTCTTAAAGatacaaaagaaaaaatcaaGTTCTGACTGACCATTTGGATCATCATCATTGTCTTCCTCCTCTCATTTCAAATTTTCCTCAGGTAAGTAAAAACCCTAAATGTTCAACTTCAAATTCGAGATTTTCCTTTCTATAAAACTTGCTTTGGCTTAATCAATGAAACTACCTAACTGAATTTATTTCGTTTCATTATTTGTTCTCTTTTCGTTTTCTTATTTGATTCTTTTTTGGAATTTGTGGAAGTTTGAGAATTATCGGGAGTAAAATGCATAAACGCATTAACGCTAGAGAAATAACAAAGAGACTCTTTGATAAGAGTTCAAAGTAATGAATTTTTGAAACAAGAATTAGGGTACTGATCACAGTAAATTCGTTTGAGTTTGTGGGGATTTTTATTATGGTTGTGTAGAATAAATTGGGGATACATAATGtttgtctcttttatttttcttaagtgAATGATATTAGGGTTATCTCAGGACAAAGAAACTTGGTGCTTTCCTTGTTCTGTTTGAAGCTTTTTCAATTGAGAGCAATATAAATCTGAGAAGAGAGtccttacaaaaaataaaaataaaaaatctaaaaagaatgacaaaaaattaaataaaaaattctaagagGAGAGAACTTTGGCAGCGTTTGGTTCAGTTTAATGTAATGGTAATGGATTGTAATACAAATAGTAATGGGAATGATAGTATAATGTTTGGTTGATTTTTAGAATGGTAATGAGAATGGGTGGTGTATTCCTTAATGAAAGGGTATAAAATAAGagtataagtaattttatttttatataaaataatgtaaTGGGATTCATTGTTAAGGCATTACAATGTTTCCAAAACCAAATAAAGCAATAGAATTGTAATGGTGATTCCATTACAATTATGATTAGGCCAAATTAATTATGGCATTTATGCCTTTCTATCTTTATCACTGCTGAACTTTTATGTTGGGGTGTTATTTGGATCTTGGTTCAATTTTACAATGCTTAATTTCACTCTCAAACAGATTATTACACCTTATTTTTGGCAGACTTATGAGTGACATTGCTGGCAATGGAAAAATGGAAAAGCAGGAGATAGATTCTTCTTCAACTGGGGTCTTAGAGATACCGGGAGAACCTGCCGTCATCATTAATGGAGTGCCAGATGTTTGCCCAACTAATGTTAATGTTGGTTCCTGTACTACTCTAGCTGTGTCCGAATCTGATGGGGGACACAAAGGTTTTGGTGAATGGTTGGAAGGAAGGGAAGTGCAGAAGTTGTTTGGTGAGCACTACTATACCGGTGTTGTGACCGAATATGACACAGAAGCAGGGTGGTACAGAGTTGTTTATGAAGATGGTGACTTTGAAGATCTTGACTGGAATGAGTTAGAAGAGGTGCTTAAGCCCTTAGATATTATGGTTCCATTGAAAACTTTAGCTCTAAAAACAATCAGGAGAGGGAAGAAATCTGTTGATAAAACTGGGGTTAGAGCTCAAACCCATCTGGCCAAAAGTGTTGCTAGGAAGGGAAAGAAGGCCTTGGTGTTGGTACCTAAAGGTGACTCAATTATGCAGCCCATTAGTTGATGGAGTTGCCGTTGCTTATGAAATGTAAGAAACAAAGGTGGACTTGACACTGGAGTAGAAGAAAACAACTTGCTTCAAGTTGTTATCTGTACTTAATTGGGTTTACTTATATTGTTGTCGTTTTTCTTAGGCTTTTCTAGTTGGTGTTGCCTTCCCGTTGGGACTTTGAATGTAAATTAGTTTTGTTAGTTTTCAATTCATCAAAGAAAATGTACAAAGTAAATTTACCATTTTGAATACCCTGCATTTTCACTTAATACCAGTTTTAACTCATACATTTGGTAAAAACAATCGTCGATTCAAATTTGCTCAAATATAAGTCTGTCTCCGTTCTAATCTTCACCAAATAAATTGATTTCATAATTCTGATTCTGCTTTGACAATATTCAATCACATTTTTCTACAAAATAATCGAAAAGGACACACCATTTACCCATGAAATTCACCGCTCAAAACTCAAAAGAGATCATCTCTCAAAACCATAGGAacttttgtctttttattttagtgtttaaACATGCTTTCAGAAAGGATGAGCattaattgaaaagaaaaactcTTATAACACCGAATTACATAAAGCCACAATTTCTATGGCTAAGTAGAAACTTGTTAAATCTTACAAACTCCTCTCCTCATTTTTTTATATCATGCTGCAATTCAATACCGTTTctcctaaaagaaaaaaaaaaaagaaccatCACTGGAGTACACGAACCAAGACTTGATTATTCAGACAGAATCCCTTGTTCTTGGTGATGAAACAATTCATTGCCTTAGTTTGAGTAGGGAAGCGTACAGTTGCCATCTTATCCGGGACTGTTGCTCTGCAAAGTTGTTATTTAATGAAGATAACATACCATCAGAAAATTGTTTAACGGATCATAAGCTGtaactatttttcaaaaacttaTACTAACTTCTGAAAAATCTGGATGGAGGATGCATCGAACTCGCAACCAGACAGAAAGCGTGCAACATCTTCTGGAACTGCATTTAGCGGGATTCCTTGAAGTAGAACCTAGTAAAGGGAAAACATGTTTGAAAGTAATCATCGTTTAAAAACACTAAACAAGCTCTGATACTAAGAACTAGCCTTCTTAAATTGCAAGATACGCATCACACAATGGTTTTCAGtctagaagaagaaacaaacaTTGAAAAAACAGATTACTATGTCTTCTTGAGAATAGTAACTCAAGGTaactacaaattatttataaattaatgcaGTTCCGTGCAGACTAAATGCACATTGCAAACCACATATATAGAAGCAAATCACAAAACCACACAGTCTAGTACATTGCAACACCACGTCCCACAGAACAGAACAGGCTAATGCTTGAGCTCATTCGAGTAATATACCATTCGAGATTTGGCCCAAAAACTGTTTTCCTCTAGATAACAAGAAACATATTAAAGATATTTGGCTTACAGTTTTTCCATCATAAGGCGCTATGGTGTCCCATTGTGATTTCGCAACcttaaattcaaaaatcaatactCAAAATTAGACATACTTACATGACTACAGAACAAAAACTACAGCAAAAATAGCATGCTATAATTACCTTCTCCATTTTATAAAAGCGGCCCTTTCTCATAATCATCTTAAATGCCTGATCATAAGCCTGGGGAGAATCAAAATGCACCAACCTGGTGATACCGATATAAATGAATATTCAAAAAGTTAAAAAGAGATTTTCTACATAGCAAAACCAAGATAGTTCAGCTCCTTTGTAAGAAAATCAAAgtaagaagacgaagaagaacatACATTGCAGAGGGATTGTAGTCCCTAAAATACTCAACTTTGACATCCTCCAGACTCAAGTTGCACCCTTCTAGCAAATTTACAATATCCGTCTTCAATGTATTTCTAGTAATACAACCAGTCAATTTTGCATATAATGAACCTGAATATGTAGAAAAATACAGTGAGAAAATCTAACCGAAGAACTCCACGTGAAATTTTCACCAggacaaactttttttttatttattattattaatattaccaAGAAGACCAGCTTAATTACTAGTTCATAAACcctaaaaatcaaaaatcacAAAATCCAATTCCTACAGTAAAAGCAAAACTAAAATCAACAGAATAATCGTACCAGGGGCTGAGGTTCTAAGAAAGGAATCGACGGCTTGGTCCTGTGTCTGCTGCGGTTCTGATTCGGTCGAAAACTGCCTTGCGGGGAAGGCGACGAAGCCATGCTTATAGGTAGTCCGCACCGTACGAATAGAGGAAAATTTTGAGCTCATTGCGGTTCGAAGGAGACCAAGCTTTGACATTTCAAGAAGCTTCGGAGCGAAAGAGGTTTTCCTCGCTTAGAAGCTTCGGAGTGGTTTGTGTGGGGAGGAAGGAGAAGACTATTCAAGAACCATTTTACAGGAGAAGTAGTTGTCGTTTTAAAAACAAGAATTTCAAAAACTGCCCCACAATATACTAAAATTGGGAAAATGGctaaacaaattttttttttagtatttgcggcataaatacctattatttaaggtttttttttgaaacaaaacTTTATTACTAAGCTCTTAAGCAAAAATTTCAAGAGTACtaaaaataaatgcaaaacaCAATTTCACATATGCCAAAGTTATAGCAtaagagtttattaatttaagttcgacccatccaagattataaaaataatgtcTTAATTACAATCCTTTCGTTGAAAGGAAACACCATTTGATTCCAATTACGATGATATCAAatgatttaaaataatttgggaaaatttagaataaatttaGAATTGTGGCTGAACTCAGTAATTTTTGCTAACTGAGCTGTTTATATACCTTCTTTGTGAAGGATCAAGTCACTCGTAGTTTAGAATATGGTACTTTACGAATTGAATATAAGGATTCCGGTAGATGACTACTTTTACAAATCCTTTTCTATTcgaaaatttggaaaaattcCTACGGGTATGACcttttatgaaattttgagatttatattttatatcattttgcgGTATCGGTGACTGCACTTAGTCTCAGCAACTAAGTTGCCTACGTATCTTCTTATTGGAATTAAGTCAAACGTGGTtctgaatttttattatttattattattatatttctaTTAGTCTTGTAattgttattttgttttaaGAATTTTATGAATAGTCTTATATTTACATTTACATGTAGATTGAATAGATGGTAAGAATACATAGTGAACTGTTTATTATTGACAATGGCAAAGCTTCTATTTGGACTCAAAAACATGAGGAACAAGACATATATTTCGATGGAGATGAAGAGATTTTTGaagtaaaaatattattatacaaAATCGACGATTGTTAggacttttataatatttaattcaaGATTGAAAATACttgatatgtttattttattttgttatgtatGGTCTTGTTGGTTTTGTGTTGTCTCACAGGGGTCTCATAAAATAGTCGATCCAATCcaccgcacgatccaatccgtAAAGTGCGGATAtctgcacttgtgcggattgaattggaaaattcaaaatccgcacTCGTGCAGAttgaatgttgattgacatgtaaaagtaaccgattcaatccaatctacacatatttataagaaaattaaaaaagttatatatacaaataaca
Encoded here:
- the LOC115709810 gene encoding dirigent protein 17, which gives rise to MSDIAGNGKMEKQEIDSSSTGVLEIPGEPAVIINGVPDVCPTNVNVGSCTTLAVSESDGGHKGFGEWLEGREVQKLFGEHYYTGVVTEYDTEAGWYRVVYEDGDFEDLDWNELEEVLKPLDIMVPLKTLALKTIRRGKKSVDKTGVRAQTHLAKSVARKGKKALVLVPKGDSIMQPIS
- the LOC115709809 gene encoding uncharacterized protein LOC115709809 yields the protein MSKLGLLRTAMSSKFSSIRTVRTTYKHGFVAFPARQFSTESEPQQTQDQAVDSFLRTSAPGSLYAKLTGCITRNTLKTDIVNLLEGCNLSLEDVKVEYFRDYNPSAMLVHFDSPQAYDQAFKMIMRKGRFYKMEKVAKSQWDTIAPYDGKTVLLQGIPLNAVPEDVARFLSGCEFDASSIQIFQKATVPDKMATVRFPTQTKAMNCFITKNKGFCLNNQVLVRVLQ